AATAAACACCGGATGCGTCTACAAATGTACCAAGGGTTTCCGTGCCTCCTTTTTTTCTTTTCCACCACGATTTTTAAACGAgcataactctttcatacgacagtattttttattttaatttttaaagtacaccaaattataaataataaaattctCTTTCATTTGGTTTAAACTTtttttaaagagttaaatgccattttagtccctgtggtttgggccattttgccagtttagtccaaaggtttgaaacgttgccattttagtcaactGGATTAACTCCATTCCTTTATTCTGTTAATTAGAAGGGCAtctcggtcattttatatgtaattctgctatctagaagggcaattcgaccatataaaatgatcgaattacctTTCTAGCTAACATAAGAAATGGacggagttaacccagtggactaaaatggcaacgcttgaaactatttggactaaaatggcaacgtttcaaacctttggactaaactagcaaaatggcccaaaccacagggactaaaatggcatttaactcttttttaaaatattaacgtatgaaaaagtcaCACCCGTTTAAAAATCGTGgtggaaaagtaaaaaaaatgccTAAGGTTGATGACACGTGTCGACTTCTTATTTGCTTGTACTGATGCGTCTATCGTAGACGTTTCAGTAGCCTCGTTTTCAGTGACGCATCTACCGTAGACGCATCCCATGTTTATTTTCGCAAATGGCTTTGGTCAACATTTAGTTTCGTGATTTATGGTGCAATTTATTTCTTGGAAATTAGATTGCAGGCGCAAGGTTCAGGTGCAGCCGTAGTGGCAGAAGCCAGTGCAGCTGCCACAGCAGCAGTGAAATACGGTGGTCCAATAGACGTGGCAAAGCAGGTCCTGAGATCTGAAGGCGGCATTAGAGGTCTATACAAAGGATTATTTCCCACATTGGCTCGTGAAGTCCCAGGAAACGCCGCAATGTTTGGCGTCTACGAGGCCCTAAAGCAGTATATGGCTGGTGGGACCGACACTTCAGGGTTAGGCCGTGGTTCACTTATGTTGGCAGGTGGTTTAGCCGGTGGTGCGTTTTGGGTTTCGGTTTACCCAACCGATGTGGTCAAGAGTGTTATCCAGATTGATGATTATAAGAACCCGAAGTATACTGGGTCGATTGATGCTTTTAAAAAGATTGTTAAAGCCGAAGGAATTGGTGGTTTATATAAAGGTTTTGGACCCGCAATGGCTCGAAGTGTCCCCGCTAATGCTGCTTGCTTTCTAGCGTATGAAATCACTAGGTCCAGTTTGGGCTAGTTGTAACGCGGTTGTGATTTATAACATTCTTTGTACCGAATAAATTAATTACTTTTTACCATTGAAAAAGATTACTCATTGTAAACTATGTTTGGTACAAATTTTTGCATGGTTCATGATGGAACTTTTCTTCTAAATTTCTGCTTTCATTAGAGATTGAAACTCCAAGAGCGTCACGCGCTTCGACCAAACCATCGACACTTTCTGGTGCACGAGAATTATCGGTTTCTTCATACCCGGTTTTCAACAATCCTAAGCCAAAATGCAAGCATGCATCTTCTTCAGACATTCTTCCACTCAGTACAGGTGGTGAATCACATGTAAATTAAGGGATGATCTAAAAGTCAGGGTACTCATTTTGTAATTTTGGAAAGTATAAGGGTATAAATAGCAATTTTCATATATGAcctcagtggcggacccaggaaacATTTTCAATCGGTGCGGATGAGacgttcaaccatattttcaaggggtgctgTCGGGTTTTATGCCTAAGATATACACTAATTTTTTGATGTGGTGTTGTCATGTAAAACATATAACTTATAtagttttcttattattgttgtCCAACCGAACTCATCAACTAAGTTTTCAATCAACCTACCACGACCATCTCACCGGTCAACCTAACTCCCCATACATACTATAGACATAGTAACCCTAAACATGCACGCCACTACCAATGAAGCTTGACTATCTATAAGTATTTTTTGCTAAAAAAATACTTTTCAAAACCAAGTTTTCCACGAAAATTTTCAAGCACAACTTTTCTCGTTTTGATGTAAAATACTTTCAATAGAGCAAGCTGACTACCTAAAACCATTCTCAAAATCACTAATACGTAATTCTAAATCTAAACACGTGGGCATGAAAATTTCATAAGATCAGACAACCTACGACGTATATGAATCCAAATTTTAAACGAATATAACATTCCTTTACAAACTATTATCTTTCGTCGTAAATTGCTACTTTCTCCCAATACCCTCTCGACATTCACGAGTCTGATTCTCCATTCCCAACGGACCCGATCTACTTGGTTCGACAAACTCAATGATTTGTTCCAAGAACCATAAAAGCATGCATACACGTTTCAACTCATACAATCAATATTTCATGACAATCTTACACATAGCAGTATTCACACTTCGATTTATACACTCAAAACTATATACTAAACTTACGTGTGCTTAACCTCATTTATACTTCAACTTATACGCTCGATATTACATGTTAATCTTATACGTGTTTGTCATCAATCATACTCAAATTCATACATTCTCACTACGCGGTAGTCATACTTGAATCCATACATAGGCATAACCCAAGTGGTTTTACCTACGTTAGAAACACACA
The Helianthus annuus cultivar XRQ/B chromosome 6, HanXRQr2.0-SUNRISE, whole genome shotgun sequence genome window above contains:
- the LOC110864552 gene encoding mitochondrial carnitine/acylcarnitine carrier-like protein, with the translated sequence MGDVAKDLAAGTVGGVAQLVVGHPFDTIKVKLQSQPTPLPGQLPKYSGAIDAVKKTLAAEGASGLYKGMGAPLATVAAFNALLFTVRGQMETLLRSAPGAPLTVNQQFVAGAGAGVAVSFLATPTELIKCRLQAQGSGAAVVAEASAAATAAVKYGGPIDVAKQVLRSEGGIRGLYKGLFPTLAREVPGNAAMFGVYEALKQYMAGGTDTSGLGRGSLMLAGGLAGGAFWVSVYPTDVVKSVIQIDDYKNPKYTGSIDAFKKIVKAEGIGGLYKGFGPAMARSVPANAACFLAYEITRSSLG